In Corynebacterium nuruki S6-4, the following proteins share a genomic window:
- a CDS encoding RelA/SpoT family protein yields the protein MSNEKNSLWMAARIARSLTGRSRINPVLGPLIAVHRRYHPKADIELLDRAYTTAEKLHEGVLRKSGEPYITHPLAVANIAAEIGMDTTTLVAALLHDTVEDTDYSLEDLTRDFGPEVALLVDGVTKLDKVALGSAAEAETIRKMIVAMAHDPRVLVIKVADRLHNMRTMRFLPPEKQAKKARQTLEVIAPLAHRLGMATIKWELEDLSFAILYPKKYDEIVRLVADRAPKRDQYLTKVIDEIQQTMTSAHITAEVVGRPKHYWSIYQKMIVRGRDFDDIYDLVGIRILVDDVKDCYAAIGAVHSLYQPMPGRFKDYISQPRFGVYRSLHTTVIGPDAKALEVQIRTHEMHYEAEYGIAAHWRYKETKGSHKGDNAEVDQMAWMRQLLDWQKEAADPNEFLDSLRYDLSTNQIFAFTPKGDAITLPAGSTPVDFAYAVHTEVGHRCIGAKVNGRLVALETTLNTGDKVEVFTSKDAGAGPSKDWESFVVSPRAKNKIRAWFNKERREESLEKGKEALAHEAQRTGIPLQRLVTAEALKTVAASLQRSSVDDLYDAIGKGGETAGHVVKLLKEIYQGDAVDDADDIPELTPARSGRAVTHAGATRAGRGDGSGVLVQGNADFSAKLAKCCTPVPGDDIFGFITKNGGVSVHRTDCTNAEKLHAEPERIIEVSWASDTRDATFMVTLQIEGLDRTGLLSEVTRVVSEQKVPITSTSTHVSEDRVAVCRFTFEVSDIKQLGYLMNQLRNVEGVFDVYRVTTGG from the coding sequence ATGAGCAACGAGAAGAACTCGCTGTGGATGGCGGCACGGATCGCCAGGAGCCTCACCGGAAGGAGCCGGATCAATCCGGTGCTCGGGCCGCTCATCGCGGTGCACCGGCGCTACCACCCCAAAGCGGACATCGAACTGCTCGACCGGGCGTACACGACCGCCGAGAAGCTGCACGAGGGGGTGCTGCGCAAATCGGGTGAACCCTACATCACCCACCCGCTCGCGGTGGCGAACATCGCCGCCGAGATCGGCATGGACACCACCACCCTCGTCGCCGCCCTGCTCCACGACACGGTGGAGGACACGGACTACTCGCTGGAGGACCTCACCCGCGACTTCGGCCCCGAGGTGGCACTGCTCGTCGACGGGGTGACGAAGCTGGACAAGGTGGCGCTCGGCTCGGCGGCGGAGGCCGAGACGATCCGCAAGATGATCGTCGCGATGGCCCACGACCCCCGCGTACTGGTCATCAAGGTCGCCGACCGGCTGCACAACATGCGCACCATGCGCTTCCTGCCGCCGGAGAAGCAGGCGAAGAAGGCCCGCCAGACCCTGGAGGTCATCGCCCCGCTGGCACACCGGCTCGGCATGGCGACGATCAAGTGGGAACTCGAGGACCTGTCTTTCGCGATCCTGTACCCGAAGAAGTACGACGAGATCGTCCGACTGGTCGCCGACCGGGCGCCGAAGCGCGACCAGTACCTGACGAAGGTCATCGACGAGATCCAGCAGACGATGACGTCCGCCCACATCACCGCGGAGGTGGTCGGCCGGCCGAAGCACTACTGGTCGATCTACCAGAAGATGATCGTCCGCGGCCGCGACTTCGACGACATCTACGACCTGGTCGGTATCCGCATCCTCGTCGACGACGTCAAGGACTGCTATGCGGCGATCGGTGCGGTGCACTCGCTGTACCAGCCGATGCCGGGCCGGTTCAAGGACTACATCTCGCAGCCGCGGTTCGGGGTGTACCGGTCGTTGCACACCACCGTCATCGGGCCGGACGCCAAGGCCCTCGAAGTCCAGATCCGGACCCACGAGATGCACTACGAGGCGGAGTACGGCATCGCCGCCCACTGGCGCTACAAGGAGACGAAGGGCTCCCACAAGGGCGACAATGCCGAGGTCGACCAGATGGCGTGGATGCGCCAGCTGCTGGACTGGCAGAAGGAGGCGGCGGACCCCAACGAGTTCCTCGATTCGCTGCGCTACGACCTGTCGACCAACCAGATCTTCGCGTTCACCCCGAAGGGCGACGCGATCACCCTGCCGGCCGGCTCCACCCCGGTGGACTTCGCCTATGCGGTCCACACCGAGGTCGGTCACCGCTGTATCGGGGCGAAGGTCAACGGCCGCCTGGTGGCGCTGGAGACCACGCTGAACACCGGCGACAAGGTCGAGGTCTTCACGTCGAAGGACGCCGGGGCGGGTCCGTCGAAGGACTGGGAGAGTTTCGTCGTCTCCCCGCGGGCCAAGAACAAGATCCGGGCCTGGTTCAACAAGGAGCGGCGTGAGGAGTCGCTGGAGAAGGGTAAGGAGGCCCTGGCCCATGAGGCGCAGCGCACCGGGATCCCGCTGCAGCGACTGGTGACTGCCGAGGCGCTGAAGACGGTGGCCGCCTCGTTGCAGCGGTCGAGCGTCGATGACCTCTATGACGCGATCGGCAAGGGCGGGGAGACCGCCGGGCATGTCGTCAAACTGCTCAAGGAGATCTACCAGGGCGACGCGGTCGATGACGCAGACGACATCCCGGAGCTCACGCCCGCCCGTTCCGGACGCGCCGTCACCCACGCCGGTGCGACCCGGGCCGGCCGCGGTGACGGCTCGGGTGTGCTGGTACAGGGCAACGCGGACTTCTCGGCGAAGCTGGCGAAGTGCTGCACCCCGGTGCCCGGCGACGACATCTTCGGCTTCATCACGAAGAACGGTGGCGTGTCCGTCCACCGCACCGACTGCACCAATGCGGAGAAGCTGCACGCCGAGCCGGAGCGGATCATCGAGGTCAGCTGGGCCTCCGACACCCGCGATGCGACGTTCATGGTGACGCTGCAGATCGAGGGGCTGGACCGGACCGGGCTGCTGTCGGAGGTGACCAGGGTGGTCAGTGAGCAGAAGGTCCCGATCACCTCGACGAGCACCCATGTCTCCGAGGACCGGGTGGCGGTGTGCCGGTTCACCTTCGAGGTCTCCGACATCAAGCAGCTGGGCTACCTGATGAACCAGCTGCGCAACGTGGAGGGCGTGTTCGACGTCTACCGCGTGACGACCGGCGGTTAG
- a CDS encoding DDE-type integrase/transposase/recombinase gives MTPVQPPSNRGRNPRSAYKRFVYPAPNCLWQIDGTERPLANGTTCTIFQLIDDHSRLALASHVDTGETAAGALTVVKKAIDAHGIPQKFLSDNGVSFNSSRRGWTTRLMAYLAPLGVTMITGKPGKPTTQGKNERFHQTLFTWLDTRPDPDSIAGMQALVDEFDVWYNTQRRHQGLTRRDSDGRTCRMTPAQAWEATPVAAPPDPPAPHRPVPGQQAGQWYEPPTYQDHLQQSLQVGDAKVDESGDATAVVRTPARRIEDSGYTTRHATARGYVSFRGVKFLMGSRYRGKEVRVAWDPDFIVFADMDGVVIVVHEHPPAGTDYVSNGVPQGRPRKTGKSRDSGEVSPKS, from the coding sequence GTGACACCGGTGCAGCCCCCGAGCAACCGAGGAAGAAACCCCCGCTCCGCGTACAAACGGTTCGTCTACCCCGCCCCCAATTGCCTGTGGCAGATCGACGGCACCGAACGACCCCTCGCGAACGGCACGACGTGCACGATCTTCCAGCTCATCGACGACCATTCCCGCCTGGCACTGGCCAGCCACGTCGACACCGGCGAAACCGCCGCCGGAGCCCTGACGGTCGTGAAGAAAGCTATCGACGCCCACGGGATCCCGCAGAAGTTCCTGTCCGACAACGGCGTGTCGTTCAACAGTTCCCGACGCGGCTGGACCACCCGGCTGATGGCCTACCTGGCTCCGCTGGGGGTCACCATGATCACCGGTAAACCCGGCAAGCCCACCACACAGGGAAAGAACGAACGGTTCCACCAGACCCTGTTCACCTGGTTGGACACCCGCCCCGACCCTGACAGTATCGCCGGGATGCAGGCCCTGGTCGACGAGTTCGACGTCTGGTACAACACGCAGCGTCGTCACCAGGGCCTGACCAGGCGAGACAGTGACGGTCGGACCTGCCGGATGACCCCGGCCCAGGCGTGGGAGGCGACCCCGGTGGCTGCCCCGCCGGATCCGCCGGCACCGCACCGACCCGTGCCCGGGCAACAGGCCGGGCAGTGGTACGAACCCCCGACATACCAGGACCATCTGCAGCAGTCACTGCAGGTCGGTGACGCGAAGGTCGACGAGTCTGGCGACGCAACTGCGGTGGTCAGGACCCCGGCCCGCAGGATCGAGGATTCCGGATACACGACCAGGCACGCCACCGCCCGGGGCTACGTCTCATTCCGTGGGGTCAAGTTCCTGATGGGAAGCCGGTACCGGGGAAAAGAGGTGAGAGTGGCGTGGGATCCGGATTTCATCGTGTTCGCGGACATGGACGGGGTAGTCATCGTCGTCCATGAGCATCCACCGGCCGGGACGGACTACGTCAGCAACGGTGTCCCACAGGGACGCCCCCGGAAAACAGGAAAGTCCCGGGACAGCGGTGAAGTGTCACCGAAGTCCTGA
- a CDS encoding peptidylprolyl isomerase, with the protein MSDNSARRDAALKNLDKELKSRARREKLRPLGVTLATLVVLVVFVGGMWFAATRGGDDEDTTAQDAAGSTTEDTPAETSGPYKGTGDAAKDVSLPDGDNIPQDGTTNVTFHTSAGDIAVTLDHKKAPDAANAIEHLVREKFYDNTVCHRVVVSDGMKILQCGDPTGQGSGGPGFSFPDEFPVGDADAGDNLYTRGTLAMANSGPDTNGSQFFLVDGDSKLQNSYTIFGTISEDGLATLDKVIDENKDANQDKGGDGAPVNEVKIESATVDA; encoded by the coding sequence TTGTCCGATAACTCCGCCCGCCGCGATGCGGCACTGAAGAACCTCGACAAGGAGCTGAAGTCCCGCGCGCGCCGCGAGAAGCTCCGCCCGCTGGGTGTCACGCTGGCCACGCTCGTGGTCCTGGTCGTCTTCGTCGGCGGTATGTGGTTCGCCGCCACCCGCGGAGGCGATGACGAGGACACGACCGCGCAGGACGCCGCCGGGTCGACCACCGAGGACACCCCCGCCGAGACCTCCGGCCCGTACAAGGGCACCGGGGACGCCGCGAAGGATGTCTCCCTGCCCGACGGTGACAACATTCCGCAGGACGGGACGACGAACGTCACCTTCCACACCAGCGCCGGCGACATTGCGGTCACTCTCGACCACAAGAAGGCGCCGGACGCCGCGAACGCGATCGAGCACCTGGTGCGCGAGAAGTTCTACGACAACACGGTCTGCCACCGTGTGGTGGTCTCCGACGGCATGAAGATCCTGCAGTGCGGTGACCCGACCGGTCAGGGTTCCGGCGGCCCGGGCTTCTCCTTCCCCGACGAGTTCCCGGTGGGCGACGCCGATGCCGGCGACAACCTGTACACCCGCGGCACTCTCGCGATGGCCAACTCCGGCCCGGACACCAACGGTTCGCAGTTCTTCCTCGTTGACGGGGACTCGAAGCTGCAGAACAGCTACACCATCTTCGGCACCATCTCCGAGGACGGTCTGGCCACCCTGGACAAGGTCATCGACGAGAACAAGGACGCCAACCAGGACAAGGGCGGCGACGGTGCCCCGGTCAACGAGGTGAAGATCGAGTCCGCCACGGTGGACGCGTAG
- a CDS encoding MBL fold metallo-hydrolase, translating to MTAPKELNIVVLPTGPFETNCLLVHDGTEATVVDPGMGAATLVRQAVAAAGVTVTQIVLTHGHIDHVRDLPEVQQEYGVPSYMNHDDLPWITREALDSMGELGRTHATGDMAVPEQPRPVADGDTLDIAGVEFTAFHMPGHSPGSVMYRGEHGDGAVILGGDVLFRRGIGRTDLPLSDPHAMVASLQRIPEIFDDADTVFPGHGPTTTVGEERRENGFLQGLAG from the coding sequence ATGACCGCACCGAAGGAACTCAACATCGTCGTCCTGCCGACCGGCCCGTTCGAGACGAACTGCCTCCTCGTCCATGACGGAACCGAAGCCACCGTCGTCGACCCCGGCATGGGTGCGGCGACTCTGGTCCGTCAGGCCGTCGCCGCCGCCGGGGTGACCGTCACCCAGATCGTGCTCACCCACGGGCACATCGACCATGTCCGTGACCTGCCCGAGGTGCAGCAGGAGTACGGCGTCCCGTCCTACATGAACCATGACGACCTGCCGTGGATCACCCGCGAGGCCCTGGACTCGATGGGGGAGCTCGGCCGTACCCACGCCACCGGTGACATGGCCGTCCCGGAGCAGCCGCGCCCGGTCGCCGACGGCGACACCCTGGACATCGCAGGGGTGGAGTTCACCGCCTTCCACATGCCCGGGCATTCGCCCGGCTCGGTGATGTACCGGGGCGAGCACGGCGACGGTGCCGTCATCCTCGGCGGCGACGTCCTGTTCCGCCGGGGGATCGGACGCACCGACCTGCCACTGTCTGACCCGCACGCGATGGTCGCCAGCCTGCAGCGCATCCCGGAGATCTTCGACGACGCAGACACGGTCTTCCCCGGCCACGGTCCCACGACGACCGTGGGGGAGGAGCGGCGCGAGAACGGGTTCCTGCAGGGGTTGGCAGGCTAG
- the hisS gene encoding histidine--tRNA ligase has protein sequence MTDAQNTPKIQPFHAPKGVPDYVPPASADFHAVRSTFEKVIHDSGYGHIELPVFEETALFARGVGESTDVVSKEMYTFEDRGGRSVTLRPEGTAGVMRAVIEHNLDRGQLPVKLTYSGPFFRYERPQAGRYRQLQQVGVEAIGVDDPALDAEVVALADRCYRALGLSGYRLELTSLGDETCRPQYRQKLQDFLFALPLDEETRKRAEINPLRVLDDKRPEVQEMLADAPLMPDHLSAEAREHFETVTGLLDDMGVEYTLNPRLVRGLDYYTKTCFEFVHDGLGAQSGIGGGGRYDGLMAQLGGQDLSGIGFGLGVDRTILALAAEGVSPTTGRRVDVYGVPMGVEAKKTLAVVVDRLRRAGVSTDMSYGDRGLKGAMKGADRAGALFALVLGEQELADGTVVLRDLTTREQHEVALQDVVDTVRRALA, from the coding sequence GTGACTGACGCCCAGAACACCCCGAAGATCCAGCCGTTCCACGCCCCCAAGGGCGTGCCCGACTACGTGCCGCCGGCCTCCGCCGACTTCCATGCGGTGCGCAGTACCTTCGAGAAGGTCATCCATGACTCGGGCTACGGGCACATCGAACTGCCGGTGTTCGAGGAGACCGCCCTGTTCGCCCGCGGGGTGGGGGAATCCACCGACGTCGTCTCCAAGGAGATGTACACCTTCGAGGACCGCGGCGGCCGCTCCGTGACCCTGCGCCCGGAGGGCACCGCCGGGGTGATGCGCGCGGTCATCGAGCACAACCTCGACCGCGGCCAGCTGCCGGTGAAGCTGACCTACTCCGGCCCGTTCTTCCGCTACGAGCGCCCCCAGGCCGGCCGCTACCGCCAGCTGCAGCAGGTCGGCGTGGAGGCTATCGGGGTCGACGACCCGGCCCTCGACGCCGAAGTCGTCGCCCTGGCGGACCGCTGCTACCGGGCACTGGGCCTGTCGGGCTACCGTCTGGAGCTCACCAGCCTCGGCGACGAGACCTGCCGGCCGCAGTACCGGCAGAAGCTGCAGGACTTCCTGTTCGCCCTGCCGCTCGACGAGGAGACCCGGAAGCGGGCGGAGATCAACCCGCTGCGCGTCCTCGACGACAAGCGCCCCGAGGTCCAGGAGATGCTCGCGGACGCCCCGCTGATGCCCGACCACCTGTCGGCCGAGGCCCGCGAGCACTTCGAGACCGTCACCGGCCTGCTCGACGACATGGGTGTGGAGTACACGCTGAACCCGCGTCTGGTCCGTGGCCTGGACTACTACACGAAGACCTGCTTCGAGTTCGTCCACGACGGCCTCGGCGCCCAGTCCGGCATCGGCGGCGGCGGACGCTACGACGGCCTCATGGCCCAGCTCGGCGGCCAGGACCTCTCCGGTATCGGCTTCGGGCTCGGCGTGGACCGCACGATCCTCGCCCTGGCGGCCGAGGGTGTGTCCCCGACGACCGGACGCCGAGTCGACGTCTACGGCGTCCCGATGGGTGTCGAGGCGAAGAAGACCCTCGCGGTCGTCGTCGACCGGCTGCGGCGGGCCGGGGTGAGCACCGACATGTCCTACGGCGACCGTGGCCTCAAGGGTGCGATGAAGGGCGCGGACCGGGCCGGCGCCCTGTTCGCCCTGGTCCTCGGGGAGCAGGAGCTCGCCGACGGCACCGTGGTGCTGCGTGACCTGACCACCCGCGAGCAGCACGAGGTCGCGCTGCAGGATGTGGTGGACACGGTGCGCCGGGCGCTGGCGTAG
- the betT gene encoding choline BCCT transporter BetT translates to MNWPVFGTAAGLIIAFVLWAWLAPHSADTVINNVKDWIATNLGWFYVLTAGVVVVFVLVIAFRRTGNTKIGPDHSQPKFGLFTWGAMLFAAGIGVDLMFFGISGPATNYLTPPEGAGMSDEAARMAPLWTMFHYGIPGWAMYALMGMAFGLFAYRYHMPLSIRSALAPIFGRRIHGAPGHAVEIAASIGTAFGISVSLGIGVVFINYGLSELFGIPTSTGVQIALICLSVFITILSTVSGVDKGIRRLSELNVWLAVILMVWIVVMGKTADLLNSLVQNIGDFVSRFPSMMLNTFSYSEGSPDYPAQDWMSDWTLFFWAWWIAWAPFVGLFLARISRGRTVRQFVVGVLVIPFTFIAMWISIFGNAALSFFRDGDEEFLKTAVDTPESGFFLLLQQYPGATFAVALAVVTGLLFYVTSADSGSLVMATMTSKSSKDDSDGPPWLRIVWAVITGALTLVMLLIGGVYTLQSATVLIGLPFAVVMYLIMLSVWRVLTAERHSLESREMSRVGALLDRAGDTGPARLAWRRRLRRRMSFPSAAETEKYLEETAAPAIEEVAAELKGLGLDVTCHRGTHPDYPISYVDLVVQFPHQDEFKYEAYPVAAQVPNFAVNLNVDEDVYYTLEIFSATGSRGHDILGYTKDQVIADVLDAYDAHVEYMELVGDKGTPTGEAHTPVPEFWGEDGEVTDDNITDETTDETTAKERENQE, encoded by the coding sequence GTGAACTGGCCGGTCTTCGGCACCGCCGCAGGCCTCATCATCGCCTTCGTGCTGTGGGCCTGGCTGGCCCCGCACTCGGCGGACACGGTCATCAACAACGTCAAGGACTGGATCGCGACGAACCTCGGCTGGTTCTACGTCCTGACCGCCGGGGTCGTCGTCGTCTTCGTCCTCGTCATCGCCTTCCGCCGGACCGGCAACACGAAGATCGGCCCCGACCACTCCCAGCCGAAGTTCGGCCTGTTCACCTGGGGCGCGATGCTCTTCGCCGCGGGGATCGGCGTGGACCTGATGTTCTTCGGCATCTCCGGGCCGGCGACGAACTACCTCACTCCGCCCGAGGGCGCCGGCATGTCCGACGAGGCCGCCCGCATGGCGCCGCTGTGGACGATGTTCCACTACGGCATCCCCGGCTGGGCGATGTACGCCCTGATGGGCATGGCCTTCGGCCTGTTCGCCTACCGCTATCACATGCCGTTGAGCATCCGCTCGGCCCTCGCCCCGATTTTCGGCCGCCGCATCCACGGCGCCCCGGGGCACGCGGTCGAGATCGCCGCGTCGATCGGCACCGCCTTCGGCATCTCCGTCTCCCTCGGCATCGGCGTGGTCTTCATCAACTACGGCCTGTCCGAACTGTTCGGCATTCCGACGAGCACCGGGGTGCAGATCGCCCTGATCTGCCTGTCGGTGTTCATCACGATCCTGTCCACCGTCTCCGGGGTGGACAAGGGTATCCGGCGGCTGTCGGAGCTCAACGTCTGGCTGGCCGTGATCCTCATGGTGTGGATCGTGGTGATGGGCAAGACCGCGGACCTGCTGAACTCGCTGGTGCAGAACATCGGCGACTTCGTCTCCCGGTTCCCCTCGATGATGCTGAACACCTTCTCCTATTCCGAGGGGTCCCCGGACTACCCGGCCCAGGACTGGATGTCGGACTGGACCCTGTTCTTCTGGGCGTGGTGGATCGCCTGGGCGCCGTTCGTCGGTCTGTTCCTCGCCCGCATCTCCCGGGGCCGGACGGTGCGCCAGTTCGTCGTCGGCGTGCTGGTCATCCCGTTCACCTTCATCGCCATGTGGATCTCCATCTTCGGCAACGCGGCGCTGAGCTTCTTCCGCGACGGTGACGAGGAGTTCCTGAAGACCGCGGTGGACACCCCCGAGTCGGGCTTCTTCCTGCTGCTGCAGCAGTACCCGGGGGCGACCTTCGCGGTCGCCCTGGCGGTCGTCACCGGCCTGCTGTTCTACGTCACCTCGGCGGACTCCGGTTCGCTGGTCATGGCGACGATGACGTCGAAGTCCTCGAAGGACGATTCGGACGGCCCGCCGTGGCTGCGCATCGTGTGGGCGGTGATCACCGGTGCCCTGACGCTGGTGATGCTGCTCATCGGCGGGGTGTACACCCTGCAGTCCGCGACGGTGCTCATCGGTCTGCCGTTCGCCGTGGTGATGTACCTGATCATGCTGAGTGTGTGGCGGGTACTCACCGCCGAGCGGCACTCCCTGGAATCCCGGGAGATGTCCCGGGTCGGCGCACTGCTGGACCGGGCCGGGGACACCGGACCCGCACGGCTGGCCTGGCGGCGTCGCCTGCGCCGCCGGATGAGCTTCCCGAGTGCCGCGGAGACCGAGAAGTACCTGGAGGAGACCGCCGCCCCGGCGATCGAGGAGGTCGCCGCCGAGCTCAAGGGCCTCGGACTGGACGTGACCTGCCACCGCGGCACCCACCCCGACTACCCGATCAGCTACGTCGACCTCGTCGTCCAGTTCCCGCACCAGGACGAGTTCAAGTACGAGGCCTACCCGGTGGCCGCACAGGTGCCGAACTTCGCGGTGAACCTCAACGTCGACGAGGACGTGTACTACACCCTCGAGATCTTCTCGGCGACCGGCTCCCGCGGCCACGACATCCTCGGGTACACGAAGGATCAGGTCATCGCGGACGTCCTCGACGCCTATGACGCCCATGTCGAGTACATGGAGTTGGTCGGCGACAAGGGCACCCCGACCGGGGAGGCCCACACCCCGGTGCCGGAGTTCTGGGGCGAGGACGGCGAGGTCACCGACGACAACATCACTGATGAAACCACTGACGAAACCACAGCCAAGGAAAGAGAGAACCAGGAATGA
- a CDS encoding aldehyde dehydrogenase family protein: MSETTATLFIDGQWVASSDGGTRTVTCPADGSTVGVVSEATAADTEKAIAAARRAFDEGSWSATPAARRGDLLLKVADALVERKDEFARAEALDTGKRLVEAEGDMDDIANCFRHFGKIADQHPGRIVDAGDPTVISQVVYEPVGVCGMITPWNFPLLQASWKIAPALAAGDTFVLKPAELTPHTAILIMDVLDKLGLPAGVGNLVLGAGAEAGAPLSSHPDVDLVSFTGGLVTGRTIAAAAAPTVKKVALELGGKNPNVVFADADFDAAVDNALNAGFLDSGLVCSAGTRLIIQDSIKEKFVDELVRRAEGIVLGGPFDENAESGPLISEAHRAKVTDYVRRGVEAGATLRCGGNWGGEELAAGCFYRPTVLDNCTIDNPAVVEEGFGPVITVETFSTEAEAVAIANHTEYGLAGAVWTTDRGTAHRVSRALRHGTIWINDYHPYVPQAEWGGFKASGNGRELGITGLEEYREAKHIYENTEPAETGWFPKK; this comes from the coding sequence ATGAGTGAGACAACAGCGACGCTGTTCATCGACGGGCAGTGGGTGGCGTCCTCCGACGGCGGCACGCGCACCGTGACCTGCCCGGCGGACGGCTCGACGGTCGGCGTGGTCTCCGAGGCCACCGCCGCGGACACCGAGAAGGCCATCGCCGCGGCCCGGCGTGCCTTCGACGAGGGTTCCTGGTCGGCCACCCCGGCCGCCCGGCGCGGTGACCTCCTGCTGAAGGTCGCCGACGCGCTGGTGGAGCGGAAGGACGAGTTCGCCCGCGCCGAGGCCCTCGACACGGGCAAGCGCCTGGTCGAGGCCGAGGGCGACATGGACGACATCGCCAACTGCTTCCGGCACTTCGGCAAGATCGCCGACCAGCACCCCGGCCGGATCGTGGACGCCGGTGACCCGACGGTCATCTCCCAGGTCGTCTACGAGCCGGTGGGGGTGTGCGGGATGATCACCCCGTGGAACTTCCCGCTGCTCCAGGCCAGCTGGAAGATCGCGCCGGCGCTCGCCGCGGGCGACACCTTCGTGCTCAAGCCGGCGGAACTGACCCCGCACACCGCGATCCTCATCATGGACGTGCTCGACAAGCTCGGCCTGCCCGCCGGCGTCGGCAACCTGGTCCTCGGCGCGGGTGCGGAGGCCGGTGCACCGCTGTCCTCCCACCCGGACGTCGACCTGGTCTCGTTCACCGGGGGACTGGTGACCGGCCGCACCATCGCGGCCGCCGCCGCACCGACGGTGAAGAAGGTCGCGCTCGAGCTCGGCGGGAAGAACCCCAACGTGGTCTTCGCGGACGCCGATTTCGACGCCGCCGTGGACAACGCCCTCAATGCGGGCTTCCTCGATTCGGGCCTGGTCTGCTCGGCCGGTACCCGGCTGATCATCCAGGACTCGATCAAGGAGAAGTTCGTCGACGAACTCGTCCGCCGCGCCGAGGGCATCGTCCTCGGCGGCCCGTTCGACGAGAACGCCGAATCCGGCCCGCTGATCTCCGAGGCCCACCGGGCGAAGGTGACCGACTATGTCAGGCGTGGTGTCGAGGCCGGCGCGACGCTGCGCTGCGGCGGCAACTGGGGCGGCGAGGAGCTGGCCGCCGGCTGCTTCTACCGGCCGACGGTGCTGGACAACTGCACCATCGATAACCCCGCCGTGGTCGAGGAGGGCTTCGGCCCCGTGATCACCGTGGAGACCTTCTCCACGGAGGCGGAGGCGGTCGCGATCGCCAACCACACCGAGTACGGCCTGGCCGGTGCGGTGTGGACCACCGACCGCGGCACGGCCCACCGGGTCTCCCGGGCCCTGCGCCACGGGACGATCTGGATCAACGACTACCACCCCTACGTCCCCCAGGCGGAGTGGGGCGGGTTCAAGGCCTCCGGAAACGGCCGTGAGCTCGGCATCACCGGACTCGAGGAGTACCGGGAGGCGAAGCACATCTACGAGAACACGGAGCCCGCCGAGACCGGCTGGTTCCCGAAGAAGTAA